TTACGTAAGGCGGATCTGTCATATTTCATGGCGAGCCTGTTGCGATCACCACATCAAGTATCATCAGAACGTGGCTAATTCACCCTCAACTCAGAAGCGTGGCCGGCAGACGACCGTGGCACTTAAGGTGACCATGGCTCTCACAGGCCTCATCCTCGTATTGTTTGTCCTCTTCCATATGTATGGCAACCTCAAGATGTTCATGGGGCCGGAGGCATACAACCATTACGCAGAGTTCCTGCAGCAAGGGCTCCTGTACCCGATCCTGCCGCATAAGGGTGCCGTGTGGCTCATGCGCATCGTGCTGTTGCTCGCTGTTGTGCTGCATATCTACTGCGCTTTCAAGCTCTGGCATCGGGCAGGTGTTGCTCGCGGATCCAAGTACAAGGTGTCAACCGGTAAGAAGAAGCATCAGACCTATGCTTCGCAGACCATGCGCTACGGCGGCGTCATTATTCTTGCGTTCATCGTGTTCCATATCCTTCAGTTCACCTCGTTGACTATCAACATTGGTGGCGATTACAAGTCCATGGAACCGTATGACCGCCTCATCGTCGCATTCTCCGCGGAGAACTGGTGGGTCTGGTTGGCCTACCTGATTGCGATGTGCGCGCTGGCAATGCATGTGCGCCACGGTGTGTTCTCAGCGCTTGCGACGCTCGGCCTCGACACCCGTGAACGTGAGTTCGCGTTCAATGCCATTGCGTGGTTCTGCTCGCTGGCTCTCATCATCGGATTCATGCTTCCGCCCACCGCGATCCTCTTCGGATGGATCTCTTAAGGAACTGATATGGCACAGACAATTCAGGGACTCTATACCCAAGGCGAGGACATCGCCGATCACAAGGCTCCCGAAGGGCCGTTGGAAGGCAAGTGGGAGAAGCGCAAGTTCGAAGCGCGGCTCGTTAACCCAGCTAACCGCCGCAAGCTCAACATCATTGTGGTTGGAACCGGACTCGCAGGCGGCGCCGCTGCTGCCTCTCTTGGCGAGATGGGTTACAACGTCAAGGCGTTCTATTACCAGGACTCAGCTCGCCGCGCGCACTCCATTGCAGCGCAGGGTGGAATCAACGCCTCGAAGAATTACAAGAACGACAACGACTCTACGTATCGTCTCTTCTACGACACCATCAAGGGTGGCGATTTCCGCGCTCGCGAATCGAACGTCTACCGCCTAGCAGAAGTCAGCGGCAGCATCATCGATCAGTGCGTGGCCCAGGGAGTACCTTTTGCTCGCGAGTACGGTGGCTACCTCGACAACCGTTCGTTCGGCGGTGTCCAGGTGTCCCGCACGTTCTACGCGCGTGGCCAGACAGGCCAGCAGTTGCTCATTGGTGCCTACCAGGCGCTTATGCGTCAAGTCGCGGCTGGTACGGTTACCTGCTTCTCGCGCCACGAGATGATGGAGCTCATCGTCAAGGACGGCCATGCTCGCGGAATCATCGCGCGTGACATGGTCACCGGCGAAGTTGAGACGCACATTGCAGATGCTGTTGTGCTGGCAACAGGCGGATACGGAAACGTGTTCTTCCTGTCCACGAATGCCATGGGCTGCAACGCCTCTGCCATCTGGCGTGCACACCGCAAGGGCGCATACTTTGCCAATCCGTGCTACACGCAGATTCACCCTACGTGTATCCCACAGCATGGCGATTACCAGTCAAAGCTGACCCTCATGTCAGAGTCGCTGCGAAACGATGGTCGTATCTGGGTGCCCAAGAAGGCTGAGGATTGCAAGAAGGATCCGCGCGACATTCCTGAAGAGGATCGCGACTACTACTTGGAGCGCATCTACCCCGCGTTCGGCAACTTGGTGCCTCGCGACATCGCCTCTCGGCAAGCGAAGAACATGTGCGACGAAGGCCGCGGTGTGGGTCCGGAGATCGACGGCGTCGCGCGTGGCGTGTACCTTGACTTTGCAGAAGCCATTGGCCGTTTGGGCAAGGAAGCTGTTTCCGCGAAGTACGGCAACCTTTTTGACATGTACAAGCGCATCACAAATGATGACCCGTATGAAGTGCCCATGCGTATCTACCCGGCGGTTCACTACACAATGGGCGGACTCTGGGTCGATTACGATCTCGAATCTACGGTATCGGGCTTGTACGTGGCAGGAGAGGCAAACTTCTCTGATCACGGTGCGAACCGGCTCGGTGCGTCGGCCCTCATGCAGGGCCTAGCTGACGGGTACTTCGTTCTTCCCAATACCATCAACGATTACCTCGCTGATGGCCCATTCGAGAACCTCACCGAGGATGATCCGGCCGTCAAGGAAGCTCGCGCTTCCGTGGAAGGCCGCATCAAGCACTTCATGGAGCTCAAGGGCACGCATTCGGTGGATTACTACCACAAGAAACTCGGCGCAATCATGTGGGAGAAGTGCGGCATGGCTCGCGACGCCGCTGGGCTGCGCGAGGCAATCACCGAGATCCGCTCACTGCGCGAAGAGTTCTGGAAGGACGTCAAGGTCCCAGGTTCTGCTGCAACGCTTAATCAATCCCTTGAAAAGGCAGGCCGTGTGGCTGACTTCTTCGAACTTGCTGAACTCATGTGCATCGACGCGCTTCACCGCGAGGAGTCTTGCGGTGGTCACTTCCGGTCGGAGTCGCAGACTCCTGAAGGAGAGGCGCTTCGCCACGACGATGAGTATGCCTACGTGGCGGCTTGGGAATGGTCGGGCGAAGGCGCTCAGCCGGTCCTCCACAAGGAAGACCTCAACTACGAATATGTCCATATGAAGCAGCGGAGTTACAAGTGAAAATCACCCTAGAATTTTGGCGTCAGAATGGCCCTGAGGACGAGGGTCACTTCGAACAGCGCACTCTGAATGATGTTGATGAGCACGCCTCCTTCCTCGAAATGCTTGACGTTCTGAACGAAGAGTTGTTCGCGGAAGGTGCGGAGCCCGTGGCGTTCGATTCGGACTGCCGCGAGGGAATCTGCGGACAGTGTGGCATCGTCATCAATGGCGATCCGCACGGCCCCGAACGCACCACGACCTGCCAGTTGCACATGCGTAGCTTCTCTGACGGAGACAAGATCGTGCTGGAGCCATGGCGCTCAAAGGCCTTCCCTGTGATCAAGGATCTCGTGGTAGACCGCAGCGCGCTGGATCGCATCGTTCAGGCCGGTGGCTATGTATCTGTGAACACGGGCGCAGCTCCGGATGCGCACTCGCAGTTGGTTCCCAAGAAGAACGCGGATCGCGCTTTTGAGGCGGCTGCCTGCATCGGCTGCGGTGCGTGCGTGGCAGCTTGCCCGAACGGCTCCTCCATGTTGTTCACGTCGGCAAAGGTCATGCACCTTGGGCTTCTGCCACAAGGGCAGCCTGAGCGTCTGGACCGCGTGGTCAACATGCTGGCTCAGCAGGATGAGGAAGGCTTCGGTGGCTGCACCAACACAGGCGCATGCGCAACTGTGTGCCCGAAGGAGATTCCTTTCGAGCTCATTTCGCTGCTCAATCGTGACCTCATGAAGTCGATGTTTGTGAAGGCGCGCAAGCGCTGAGAAGAGGCTTCGCTCGCAACGGGCGGGTTTCGCAGCTACGTGCTGTGAAACCCGCCCGTTGCGCGTTGCGTGTAGCTAGTGGTGACGGTTGTGTGCTGCACACAATTACCAATAGGTGCCCAGCCGCAAAGGGCACTAGACTTGTGAGCCGTGAGCATTACCATCTTGGGCATTGAGACCTCCTGTGACGAGACCGGAATCGCCATCGTGCGGGACGGCGAACTACTAGCCGACGTCACCGCGACGTCGATGGATGAGTACGCGCGCTATGGCGGCATCATTCCCGAGATCGCTTCACGGGCCCATCTTCAGACGATGGTTCCCACTCTGAACGCCGCGCTTGAGAAGGCCGGTGTGGCATTAGAGGATGTGGATGCCATTGCGGTAACTGCTGGTCCAGGACTCATCGGTTCATTGACCGTGGGTGTTTCCGCAGCGAAGGCTCTGGCGCTCTCCACGGGGAAGCCGCTCTACGGCGTCAACCACATCATTGGGCATCTTTGCGTGGATGAACTGGTTCATGGAGCTTTTCCAGAGCAGTTCATCGGTTTGGTAGTTTCCGGTGGTCACTCCTCGATCTTGCGCGTCGGCAACATTGCCACCGATGTCGAAGAAATGGGTGGCACTTTGGATGATGCAGCGGGCGAAGCCTTTGACAAGGTCGGGCGCTTACTCGGACTTCCTTACCCCGGCGGCCCGCATATCGATCGTTTGTCCAAGGAGGGTGACCGTGAGGCCATTCGTTTCCCGCGTGGATTAACCCAAGGCAAGGACAAGGCACTTCATCCCTACGATTTCTCGTTTTCTGGATTGAAGACCGCCGTTGCGAGGTACGTTGAGGGCCTCGAGTCTCGTGCCGAGGAGGTACCAACAGCTGATATCGCCGCAGGATTCTCGGAGGCCATCAACGATGTGCTGACTTCCAAGGCGCTCAACGCCTGTGAAGCATTCGGGTGTGACACGTTGGTTGTGGGCGGTGGCTTCTCTGCCAACTCACGGCTGCGTGAGCTCGCAACTCAGCGTGCTGAGGCTCGGGGCATCACGGTTCGTATTCCTCCCATCCGATACTGCACTGATAACGGTGCGATGGTTGCCTCGCTCGGCTATGAGCTCGTGCGTAACGGGGTGGCCCCATCTGGCCTTGGAATTACGATCGATACGGGAATGGACCTCAACAAGATCACCATGTGAAAACTGGTGTTCGCTGAACGCTAGCACTCGCCTTGACCGAGTGCTAAGAGTGGCATAATCTTCTTGTGGACGTAGCAATCACTCATTGCTGCGGCTTGTGCCCGGTTCGGGCCCGGCCCCCGCGACGGCGGGTCCCGCGGCCAGGTACTTCCATCCGAATGGATGGGCTACAACCTAAGCACGAGTTCTAGAAGAAGGGGAATCCGAAGTGTCGGTCTCCATCAAGCCGCTCGAGGATCGCATTGTCATCCGACAGCTCGAAGCAGAAACTACAACGGCATCCGGTCTGGTGCTCCCAGACACTGCCAAGGAGAAGCCACAGGAAGGCGAAGTCCTCGCTGTCGGCCCGGGTCGCGTTGACGATCATGGCAATCGCATCCCGGTTGACGTAGCCGAAGGCGACGTCGTCATTTACTCCAAGTACGGCGGCACCGAAGTTAAGTATGGCGGTGAGGAATTCATCATTCTTTCCTCACGTGACATTCTTGCTGTTGTCGAGAAGTGAATCTAGCCGATATCGGTTAGAGAAGGCGCCCACCTTTTGGTTGGGCGTCTTCTCGCATTTTGGGCGTTTCCTCACGTAGGCCGGCCCACAGTGCGGACACTGCTTCTGGCCAGATATGATGGCCGGGTGACGACACTGAATGATCCGTTTTCCACACTCGGCCTCACGTATGACGACGTTCTGCTGCTTCCCCAAGCAACTGACGTCATCCCATCCGAAGTCGACACCGCTAGCCGCTTGACGCGCTCAATCACTCTGAAGACCCCTTTGATTTCCGCCGCGATGGATACCGTGACTGAATCGCGCATGGCGATCGCAATGGCCCGCTTGGGCGGCATGGGAGTCATCCACCGCAATCTTTCGATTGAAGACCAGGCGCAGCAGGTCCGTGTGGTCAAGCGGTCCGAATCGGGAATGGTTCAAGATCCTGTAACCGTTGGACCTGACGCCACCATCCTTCAGCTCGATGAACTCTGCGGCAAGTACCGCGTTTCCGGGCTTCCTGTGGTAGACGGTGGTGGCAAGCTGCTTGGCATCATTACGAATCGCGATTTACGTTTCATCCCAGAGGATGAGTTCGCAACGCGTCGTGTTCGAGACACGATGACCTCCATGCCACTTGTGACTGCGCCGCGCGGCGTGACCCGTGAAGATGCCGCTGCGCTTCTGGCCAAGCACAAGATTGAAAAGCTTCCCTTGATTGATGAAGAGGGCCGTCTGACCGGCCTCATCACCGTCAAGGACTTCGTCAAAACTCAGCAGTACCCCAATGCGACCAAGGACGCCAACGGCAGGCTGGTAGTTGGCGCTGGCGTCGGTTACCTTTCCGATTCGTGGGAACGTGCTGAAGCGCTTGCTGATGCCGGTGTTGACGTGCTTGTGATTGATTCTGCCAATGGTGAGGCCAAGCTGGCCCTAGACATGATCAAGCGTCTTCGCAGTGATTCTGGCTTCGACAAGGTTCAGATCATCGGTGGAAACGTTGCTACCGAATCCGGTGCGAAGGCACTGATTGACGCTGGGGTCGACGCCGTTAAGGTGGGCGTTGGTCCGGGGTCCATCTGCACGACTCGTGTGGTGGCAGGTGTTGGCGTGCCACAGATCACCGCGATTGCCAGTGCAGCTGGCGCGTGCAGCGCGGCTGACGTGCCGCTCATAGCTGACGGCGGCCTGCAGTACTCAGGTGACATCGGAAAGGCACTCGTTGCAGGGGCAGATTCAGTGATGCTCGGTTCCCTGCTTGCTGGGTGCGAGGAAACCCCTGGCGACTTGGTGTTCGTTAACGGTAAGCAGTTTAAGCACTACCGTGGCATGGGTTCGCTTGGAGCAATGTCCTCCCGTGGCAAGCGCTCTTACTCGAAGGATCGCTACTTCCAGTCTGACGTGACCTCTGATGACAAGATCATCCCAGAGGGTATCGAGGGTCAGGTTCCTTACCGCGGCTCGCTCTCCTCAGTTCTCTACGAACTGATTGGTGGCCTGCATCAGACCATGTTCTACACGGGTGCTCGCACCATTCCAATGCTAAAGGCGCGTGGCAAGTTTGTACGAATGACCTCGGCAGGCCTGCGCGAATCGCATCCGCACGATGTGCAGATGACGGTGGAGGCTCCAAACTACTCGGGCCGCGCCTAGTTCGGGCCGGCCCAGTTAGCGGGCCGCGCCGCGCGATGGCAGCCTACGCATACGATGCTTTTTGGTTATTAAACATATCGTGAAGCGTGTCAAACGCCGGAGGCGGGTGATGATTGACATCGCCCGCCTCCGGCGTTTTTCCATGAGTCGGAGACTTCACACATGAGTCCGAATTCTCCCCATGAATCCGATCTACTTCAGGATGAGTGCCCCATCTGCTACGGGCCAGTGCTGAGGCGGTGGAGAAACTGGCCGACCATTGGCCGCATCGCGCCTATTGAAGAACTCGATCATTTCGGCATTCGCTTGCGCGGCGCGCGATTGAACCTGTTCGAGCGATTCCCGAGCGAGCGTGGGGTGTGCCCGCAGCAGCGCACCAAGTACGCGCAGCGTGGCAAGTACATCAGCTTCGGCATTATGGAAGTCACCGCCATCAACCTTGTAGAAAGCGCACAGATCCTCCAAGCGGCGCTTGCCTTTGCGGAAGCGATCCACAGAGCGATCAAGAAGATAGGGATCTACAACCGGATGAGGCCATGTGCCCAACCGTTGCGCAATAGTTGCGAGGTCATGGCGCCGCAGCTCTGCTTCAAGAAGCGTGAAATCAAACTGGGCATTGAAAGCTACTACGGGATTGCCGCCCTGCATGTGGGCAACAAGGACATCCGAAATCTCGGAAAGGACTTCAGTGATTGGCCGGCCTTTGCTCCGTGCCTCTTCAGTAGTAATTCCATGTACTCGCGACGCCTGTTCTGGGATTTCCACACCCGGATCAGCCAGCCAGTAGCGCCGATCAATGCCATTCGCACTCACGCTGACAAGCGAGCAGGTTACGAGCCGATCCTCAAGAGGATTGACGCCCGTTGTTTCCGTATCAAATCCGATGATCGTACGTTGCGGCCATAAGGGTTCTTCACTGCTCATGATGTAAGGGTAGCCTGCGGCACGGACACCTCTGGCGCTCGTACACAGGGCCTGGTTCGTCATTCGGTTGTGGTGCACGTAGTCTTAGATTCGTGAGCGAAGTTGAGATTGGCCGCGGAAAGCGGGCCAGACGTGCATATACGTTCGACGACGTCGCCGTGGTTCCATCCCGGCGTACACGAGACGTTCAAGAGGTCTCGACCTCTTGGCAGTTTGATGCTTATCACCTTGAGATTCCGGTGCTTTCGGCACCCATGGACTCGGTCACATCGCCCGATACGGCTATTGCGATCGGCACGGCTGGTGGCTTGGGCGTGCTCGATCTGGAAGGTCTATGGACCCGTTACGAGGATCCCACTCAGGTCCTTGAAGAAATCGCTCGGTTGAGCAAGTCTGAATCGACCGCTCGGCTGCAGGAGATCTATTCCGCACCAATACAGAATGAGCTGGTGGTGGAACGCCTGCGCCAAATTCGCGACGCCGGGGTTACTGTGGCGGGTGCGCTGTCTCCTGGAGGCGCACAGCAGCTATGGCGCTCGGTCATCGACGCAGGAGTTGATGTGTTCGTGATCCGCGGAACCACGGTTTCTGCCGAACACGTTTCCGATAATCGTGAGCCACTGAATCTCAAACGGTTTATATATGAACTAGACGTTCCCGTTGTGGTGGGCGGCGCAGTCACCTACACCAGCGCCCTCCACCTCATGCGTACGGGCGCGGCCGGAGTGTTGGCCGGATACGGCGGTGGTGCCTCCTCGGCCAACCGACGTACCGTGGGCATTTCATCGCCCATGGCCACAACGATCGCTGACATCGCTGCGGCACGGCGTGACTTCCTTGATGAATCAAGCGGCCGGTACGTGCATGTCATTGCTGACGGATCTGTGGGAACTTCTGGAGACCTCGTCAAGGCGATTGCCTGTGGCGCAGATGCTGTGATGCTGGGAACGGCATTGGCGCGTGCAACCGAGGCCCCAGGCCGCGGTTGGCATTGGGGTGCGGAGGCACGCCACACGAAGCTGCCTCGCGGCGAGCGAGTGGAGGTGGGCACAGCAGGTTCCATTGAGGAGATTCTGTTTGGGCCATCACACAGTTCCAAGGGGCAAACCAACCTCATGGGCGCCTTGCGGCACGCCATGGCAGCCAATGGCTACTCGGACGTCAAGGAGTTTCAGCGCGCCAACCTTATCGTGACCAAGTAGGCTTGGGGACGCTGGTCACGGCGCCCAGCGGCAGTTCATCTTCAACACAAGGAAGTGTCCAATGGCGAACATGCGAGTTGAGAAGGATCTCTTAGGGCAGCGGTTGGTTCCGGCCGATGCCTACTACGGAATCCACACGGTACGGGCGATGGAGAACTTCCCCATTTCTGGAACCACGATCTCCACTGTCCCGGAGTTTATCCGGGGCATGGTGATGGTGAAGAAGGCCGAAGCTCTAGCCAACAGAGATTTCCGCACGATCTCAAAACGCACAAGTTTGGCCATCATCGAAGCCTGTGACCGCATCCTCGCCGGTGAATGCATGGATCAGTTTCCCGTTGACGTCTTTCAAGGCGGTGCGGGCACATCCGTCAACATGAACACAAATGAGGTAGTGGCAAACCTTGCCTTGGAGATCTTGGGCGAGGAGAAGGGCCGCTACGACGTCGTCGACCCGAACGACGACGTCAATAAGTCTCAGTCCACGAACGATGCGTACCCAACAGGTTTTCGCATCGCGGTGTATCGCTTGGTCACTCAGCTCTCAAACGAGCTAGGCGATCTTGAGGCATCCTTCAACGCATTGGCGGAGAAACACAAGAACGTCATCAAAATGGGCCGCACACAGCTTCAAGATGCCGTGCCAATGACGATGGGCCAGGAGTTCTCTGCCTTTGGTGAGCTTATGGCCGAGGAACGCCTCCATCTGGCGCGTCAAGTGACTCTGGTTCTTGAGGTGAACCTTGGCGCCACTGCCATTGGGACGCGGCTCAACACTCCGGAGGGATACCAGAAGGCGGTGGTCCAGCGATTGGCCGAGGTGTCGGGGCTACCGGTAGTACCAGCGCACAATCTCGTGGAAGCCACGAGTGATACTGGCGCATATTTGGCAGTACACGGAAGTCTGCGGCGTTTGGCAGCCAAGCTTTCGATGATCTGTAATGACCTGCGGCTTCTGTCTTCGGGGCCTCGCGCTGGGCTCGGCGAAATCAACCTTCCTCAAATGCAGGCAGGATCCTCCATCATGCCGGGAAAGGTGAACCCGGTGATCCCCGAAGTGGTCAACCAGGTGTGCTTCAAAGTGGTGGGAAACGACGTGACTGTCACGATGGCCAGCGAGGCGGGCCAGCTCCAACTCAATGTCATGGAACCCGTTATGGCGCAGTGCATCTTCGAATCGGTGCGTCTTCTTAAGAACGCCGCAAAGATTCTTAGGGAGCGGTGCGTAGATGGCATCACCGTGAACGAGGAGGTGTGCCGCAACTATGTTATGAACTCCATTGGGATCGTCACGTATCTCAACGATGTCATTGGGCACCACGTGGGTGATGAGGTGGCACGCGAATGTGCGGCCACCGGGCGTTCGGTAAGAGACGTGGTTCTGGAACGCGGCCTCGTGAGCCAAGAGCAGCTCAACAAAGCATTCTCCATCGAGAACCTTATGAACCCCACCTACATTGGGCGGTACTTCCCCGAGGAGTGATTCCGCGAGGCTGGTGCCAACGTGGGCGGACTGAGGTGCCAACGTGGGCGGACTGCCGGTGCCGATTGCAGCCGCTGGTTGGCTGGCTTAGATCTGGGCGGATGCACGGCCTATTGGACGGATGCAGTGCTTAGATCTGTGAGTTTCTTCAGAGCAAACCCGGGAGCATCTTCAGAACACAGCGTGGCAGTCAGGTGGCTAGGGTCTAGTCACCTGACTGCCACGATCGTGGTCACAAAACGGCAGTTTCGGGTTTCTTGCCCAACGTCACGGATACTTCCTGCGAATGAGCAAAGAAATCGTTGCCCTTGTCATCAACAATGATGAAGGCAGGGAAATCTTCTACTTCGATGCGCCAGATTGCTTCCATTCCCAACTCTGGATACTCCACTAGTTCAACCTTCTTGATGCAATCCTCAGCCAGCTGGGCTGCCGGGCCACCGATCGATCCTAGGTAGAAACCTCCCCACTTCTGGCAAGCATCGGTTACCTGCTGGGAACGGTTTCCCTTGGCGAGCATAACCATAGAAGCGCCATGGGACTGCAGTAGATCCACGTAGGAATCCATGCGTCCAGCCGTAGTGGGACCAAAAGAGCCAGAGGCCTTGCCTTCAGGAGTTTTCGCCGGGCCAGCATAGTAGATAGGGTGATCGCGCACGTATGCAGGGAGTTCCTCGCCAGCTTCGAGGCGCTCGCGAAGCTTGGCGTGCGCGATGTCGCGAGCCACAATGATGGGACCGGACAATGAGACGCGCGTCTTGACAGGGTAGCGGGAGAGCTGAGCTCGGATCACCTCCATTGGTTGGTTGAGGTCGATGTGAATGGTCTCTTCGCTAGGTGCTCCAAGTTCCACTTCACTCTGCGCCGGATAGAAGCGGCCAGGATCAGTCTCCAGCTTCTCCAAGAAGATGCCTTCAGGTGTGATCTTTGCGCGAGCCTGACGATCAGCAGAGCAAGAGACAGAGATCGCTACAGGCAGCGACGCTCCGTGGCGCGGGAGCCTAATGACGCGGACATCGTGGCAGAAGTATTTTCCGCCGAACTGGGCACCAATCCCGATCTGGCGAGTCAGCTCAAGGACCTTCTCCTCAATATCGTGATCGCGGAAGCCGTAACCTTCTTTGCCACCGTGATCAGGGAGTTCATCTAGGTAGTGCGCTGAGGCGTACTTGGCTGTCTTAAGCGCGAACTCTGCCGAGGTGCCACCCACCACGATGCCTAAGTGATACGGCGGGCAGGCCGCCGTGCCAAGCGAGCGGATCTTCGCCTCAAGGAATGGCATAAGTGCGGCTTCGTTGAGTATTGCCTTGGTCTCTTGATACAGGTAGGACTTGTTGGCTGAACCGCCTCCCTTTGCCATGAACAGGAACTTGTAGGAAAGCTCGTGGCCACGCGCAGTGTCAGCAGCCAGTTCGATTTGGGCTGGCAGATTCGAACCAGTGTTGACCTCTTCGAACATGGAGAGCGGGGCGTTCTGCGAGTAACGCAGGTTCAGGTTTGTGTATGCGTCAAAGACTCCCTTAGCGAGGGATTCTTCATCACAACCAGCCGTCAGCACGTGCTGGCCACGCTTGCCTGAAATGATCGCGGTGCCGGTGTCTTGGCACATGGGAAGGATACCTTGCGCGGAGATATATGCATTGCGCAGGAGGGTCTTGGCCACGAATCGATCGTTGGGAGAAGCCTCGGGGTCATCAAGAATCTTCGCCACTTGTTCCAAGTGCGCGGTACGCAGGTAGTGCGAGATATCGTGGAAAGCGGTCCGAGAAAGAAGCTCAAGTGCTTCGGGTGCAACCTTGAGGAACTCTTCGCCGTCCGGACCGACGACCACCTCTACACCTTCCGTGGTCAACAGACGGTATTCGGTGGGATCCCCTTGGGAAGGGAGCATGTCCTTGTACATGAATTCCGGCAACGGTGCCTCCTTGTTTCGGTCTGGACTTCGTCATCATAGAAGGCAAATGTGGGCCTAGACCGGGCCAAAGGTAACGCACAGCGGCCGGCCCCTGGAGTACCAGGGACCGGCCGTATGGGTAGGGCAACCTAACGCACGTTGTACTGGCTGTACATCTGCATGCCAATGATCGTCTCCGGATGAGGACCAATGAGTTCCGGCACGGTCACAAGTGTGAACCCTTTTTGCCGCAGACCATCGATGATTCCGGGTATGGCATCCACGGTGGTTGGTTGAATGTCATGCATGAGCAAAATGGATCCTCGCCGGGCCTGAAGCGCACGTGCCGTCGTCTGAGCGACGTCGCGGTTCTTCCAGTCCTCCGTATCGATGCTCCAGAAGGTTCCGATCTGACCACGTGCTTTGAGGGCAGCCATGACTTCCGGGTTCTGGGCTCCGTATGGCGGTCTGACGAGGAGCGGAAGTGGCAATCCAAGGTTTGTCAGCGCTGTATTTGTACTGTCAATCTCCTGCGCCACGCCTTGCCAAGAGAGCTTTGAAAGGTCGGCGTGATCCCACGAATGGTTGCCTACCACGTGGCCTTCGGC
The DNA window shown above is from Changpingibacter yushuensis and carries:
- the aspA gene encoding aspartate ammonia-lyase; the encoded protein is MANMRVEKDLLGQRLVPADAYYGIHTVRAMENFPISGTTISTVPEFIRGMVMVKKAEALANRDFRTISKRTSLAIIEACDRILAGECMDQFPVDVFQGGAGTSVNMNTNEVVANLALEILGEEKGRYDVVDPNDDVNKSQSTNDAYPTGFRIAVYRLVTQLSNELGDLEASFNALAEKHKNVIKMGRTQLQDAVPMTMGQEFSAFGELMAEERLHLARQVTLVLEVNLGATAIGTRLNTPEGYQKAVVQRLAEVSGLPVVPAHNLVEATSDTGAYLAVHGSLRRLAAKLSMICNDLRLLSSGPRAGLGEINLPQMQAGSSIMPGKVNPVIPEVVNQVCFKVVGNDVTVTMASEAGQLQLNVMEPVMAQCIFESVRLLKNAAKILRERCVDGITVNEEVCRNYVMNSIGIVTYLNDVIGHHVGDEVARECAATGRSVRDVVLERGLVSQEQLNKAFSIENLMNPTYIGRYFPEE
- a CDS encoding polysaccharide deacetylase family protein, encoding MEQCVALTFDDGPGPYTDKLLDELATRDVHATFFVVGKNIEARGKTVKREIAEGHVVGNHSWDHADLSKLSWQGVAQEIDSTNTALTNLGLPLPLLVRPPYGAQNPEVMAALKARGQIGTFWSIDTEDWKNRDVAQTTARALQARRGSILLMHDIQPTTVDAIPGIIDGLRQKGFTLVTVPELIGPHPETIIGMQMYSQYNVR
- a CDS encoding GuaB3 family IMP dehydrogenase-related protein produces the protein MSEVEIGRGKRARRAYTFDDVAVVPSRRTRDVQEVSTSWQFDAYHLEIPVLSAPMDSVTSPDTAIAIGTAGGLGVLDLEGLWTRYEDPTQVLEEIARLSKSESTARLQEIYSAPIQNELVVERLRQIRDAGVTVAGALSPGGAQQLWRSVIDAGVDVFVIRGTTVSAEHVSDNREPLNLKRFIYELDVPVVVGGAVTYTSALHLMRTGAAGVLAGYGGGASSANRRTVGISSPMATTIADIAAARRDFLDESSGRYVHVIADGSVGTSGDLVKAIACGADAVMLGTALARATEAPGRGWHWGAEARHTKLPRGERVEVGTAGSIEEILFGPSHSSKGQTNLMGALRHAMAANGYSDVKEFQRANLIVTK
- a CDS encoding fumarate hydratase, with the translated sequence MPEFMYKDMLPSQGDPTEYRLLTTEGVEVVVGPDGEEFLKVAPEALELLSRTAFHDISHYLRTAHLEQVAKILDDPEASPNDRFVAKTLLRNAYISAQGILPMCQDTGTAIISGKRGQHVLTAGCDEESLAKGVFDAYTNLNLRYSQNAPLSMFEEVNTGSNLPAQIELAADTARGHELSYKFLFMAKGGGSANKSYLYQETKAILNEAALMPFLEAKIRSLGTAACPPYHLGIVVGGTSAEFALKTAKYASAHYLDELPDHGGKEGYGFRDHDIEEKVLELTRQIGIGAQFGGKYFCHDVRVIRLPRHGASLPVAISVSCSADRQARAKITPEGIFLEKLETDPGRFYPAQSEVELGAPSEETIHIDLNQPMEVIRAQLSRYPVKTRVSLSGPIIVARDIAHAKLRERLEAGEELPAYVRDHPIYYAGPAKTPEGKASGSFGPTTAGRMDSYVDLLQSHGASMVMLAKGNRSQQVTDACQKWGGFYLGSIGGPAAQLAEDCIKKVELVEYPELGMEAIWRIEVEDFPAFIIVDDKGNDFFAHSQEVSVTLGKKPETAVL